In a single window of the Pseudorca crassidens isolate mPseCra1 chromosome 9, mPseCra1.hap1, whole genome shotgun sequence genome:
- the PRRG4 gene encoding transmembrane gamma-carboxyglutamic acid protein 4 — translation MFTLLVLLSQLRILTFAFPHRTRSKEELRHAGEEVFTSKEEANLFIRRHLLYNRFDLELFTSSDLERECREELCNYEEAREIFVDEDKTMAFWQEYSIKGPTTESDANREKIDVMGLLTGLIAAGIFLVIFGLLGYYLCITKCNRQRHPGSSATYARRGRHTPSIVFRRPEEAVLPPLPPSVEDTGLPSYEQAMALTRKQNVSPPPPYPGPAKGFRVFKKSMSLPSR, via the exons ATGTTTACACTCCTGGTGCTACTCAGCCAACTGCGCATACTTACCTTCGCGTTCCCTCACCGCACAAGAAGTAAAGAggagttgaggcatgcgggagaAGAAG TCTTTACATCAAAAGAAGAAGCAAACTTGTTCATACGTAGACACCTCCTATATAATAGATTTGATTTGGAGCTCTTCACTTCCAGTGACCTAGAAAGAGAATGCAGAGAAGAACTTTGTAATTATGAGGAAGCCAGAGAAATTTTTGTGGATGAAGATAAAACG ATGGCATTTTGGCAAGAATATTCAATTAAAGGACCAACCACAGAATCAG ATGCTAACAGAGAAAAAATCGATGTTATGGGCCTTCTGACTGGACTAATTGCTGCTGGaatatttttggttatttttggaTTACTTGGTTACTATCTTTGTATCACTAAGTGTAACAGGCAACGACATCCAGG TTCTTCAGCCACCTACGCAAGAAGGGGCAGACACACTCCCTCCATCGTTTTCAGAAGACCTGAGGAGGCTGTCTTGCCTCCATTGCCACCTTCAGTGGAGGACACAGGATTACCTTCTTATGAACAGGCAATGGCACTGACCAGAAAACAGAATGTTTCGCCACCACCACCATATCCTGGGCCAGCAAAAGGGTTTAgggtatttaaaaaatctatgtcACTCCCATCTCGCTAA